From the genome of Myripristis murdjan chromosome 22, fMyrMur1.1, whole genome shotgun sequence, one region includes:
- the manba gene encoding beta-mannosidase: MAPSQEVCVVFLLCACCAVSPSGCFGTPEPRLQLSLDGKWTLTNSNSSVSLPAEVPGCVHSALLQQGFIQDPYFRFNDVSYRWIALDNWTYTTTFSVSPELRARRRVRLVFDGVDTAASIWLNGHAVGTTDNMFRQFDFPVSELLQDGENALNVSFLSPVLYAAERSRAHSAYSVPPDCPPAVQKGECHVNFIRKEQSSFSWDWGPALPTVGLWKGVRLEAFDVLQLVRVSSVPLYNSSLRQWSVQVELLVEAVQETNGRVTLSVAELDSEQTFPARFVPGKTESSFTLHINTSRPVKLWWPNGHGDQPFYRLAVQGLLEGPLTLSADVKVYFRTVELIQEPIAGSPGLSFYFRINEKPVFLKGSNWIPAHSFQDRVSPAMLKNLLQSAVDANMNALRVWGGGVYEQDLFYSLCDELGIMIWQDFMFACAMYPTEEDFIHTVREEVVQQVRRLKPHPSVVVWSGNNENEAALATDWFGIPVSQRPLYLKDYVTLYVNNIRAIVQEEDPSRPFLVSSPTNGAESEQEGWVAANPYDPHYGDTHFYSYTLDCWDWRTFPRTRFASEYGFQSWPSFSTLQPVSISEDWSYSSNFTSHRQHHENGNEQMLQQAALHFHLPNASDPMKRFTDTLYLTQVMQAQCVKTQTEFYRRSQSEIIDGEGHTMGALYWQLNDIWQAPSWSSIEFGGKWKMLHYFAQDFFAPILPVGFEDNGALLIYAVSDLSNDLKLRAVVSLYMWTKLDPVCTLKSELVVVSAGSAAAIFKQPVAAMLAGCGGCTRLSCLVVFHLEDASGQRGPVNHHFLSSLKEAQGIQRPNITAKVEEGTTGYTVTLHSAAIASFVWLEVGNVPGRFSSNGFLMVSRNRTVGFTPWRPTSVAELSTSLTVTSLRDVY; the protein is encoded by the exons atGGCTCCgtcacaggaagtgtgtgttgtgtttttgctctgcGCGTGCTGTGCCGTCAGTCCATCCGGATGTTTTGGGACTCCGGAGCCGCGACTGCAGCTCAGCCTCGACGGCAAATGGACGCTGACAAACTCCAACAGCTCCGTGTCACTTCCGGCAGAGGTGCCCGGCTGTGTTCACTCCGCGCTGCTGCAGCAGGGATTCATACAG GATCCATACTTCAGGTTCAATGATGTGTCTTACCGCTGGATTGCTCTTGACAACTGGACCTACACAACCACGTTCTCTGTGTCTCCTGAGCTCAG AGCCAGACGGAGAGTGCGTCTCGTCTTTGATGGCGTGGACACCGCGGCGTCGATTTGGCTGAATGGACACGCCGTTGGGACGACAGACAACATGTTTCGTCAGTTT GACTTCCCGGTCTCAGAGTTGCTGCAGGACGGGGAGAACGCGCTGAACGTCAGCTTCCTGTCTCCCGTGCTGTATGCGGCGGAGCGGAGCCGAGCCCACTCGGCCTACAGCGTCCCCCCCGACTGCCCCCCTGCTGTCCAGAAGGGGGAATGTCACGTCAACTTCATCAGGAAA GAGCAGAGCTCTTTCAGCTGGGACTGGGGGCCGGCGCTCCCAACCGTCGGCCTGTGGAAGGGGGTTCGCTTGGAGGCGTTTGATGTGCTGCAGCTCGTCCGCGTTTCCTCCGTTCCTCTCTACA ACTCCAGCCTCCGTCAGTGGAGCGTTCAGGTTGAACTGCTGGTTGAGGCCGTGCAGGAAACAAACGGGCGAGTCACGCTCTCCGTAGCCGAGCTGGACTCAGAGCAGACCTTCCCGGCTCGGTTTGTCCCAGGAAAGACCGAGAGCAGCTTCACCCTGCACATCAACACG agTAGACCGGTGAAGCTGTGGTGGCCCAACGGACACGGCGATCAACCCTTTTACCGCCTCGCTGTCCAAGGCCTTCTGGAGGGACCTTTGACCCTGAGCGCAGACGTCAAG GTGTATTTTCGCACGGTGGAGCTCATCCAGGAGCCGATCGCCGGGTCTCCAGGTCTGAGCTTCTATTTCCGCATCAATGAGAAGCCGGTTTTCCTCAAAGGCTCCAACTGGATCCCGGCTCACTCCTTCCAGGACCGGGTCAGCCCCGCCAT GCTGAAGAACTTGCTGCAGTCGGCCGTGGATGCTAACATGAATGCCCTGAGGGTCTGGGGAGGAGGCGTGTACGAGCAGGACCTATTCTACAGCCTCTGTGATGAGCTGGGCATCATG ATTTGGCAGGACTTCATGTTTGCCTGCGCCATGTATCCCACCGAGGAGGACTTCATCCACACTGTGAGAGAGGAGGTTGTCCAGCAG GTTCGGCGCCTGAAGCCTCACCCCTCCGTCGTAGTTTGGAGCGGGAACAACGAGAACGAGGCTGCTCTGGCGACGGACTGGTTCGGCATCCCTGTTTCCCAGAGGCCTCTGTACCTGAAGGACTATGTGACGCTGTACGTGAACAACATCAGGGCGATCGTCCAAGAG GAGGACCCGAGTCGCCCGTTCCTGGTCTCCAGTCCAACAAACGGAGCCGAATCGGAGCAGGAGGGATGGGTGGCAGCGAACCCTTACGACCCTCACTACGGCGACACGCATTTCTACAGCTACACCCTCGACTGCTGGGACTGGAGGACTTTCCCTCGCACCCGCTTCGCCTCCGAGTATGGCTTCCAGTCCTGGCCGTCCTTCTCCACTCTGCAGCCG GTCTCCATATCAGAGGACTGGAGCTACAGCAGTAATTTCACCTCCCATCGCCAGCACCACGAGAACGGGAATGAACAGATGCTACAGCAGGCCGCCTTACACTTCCACCTGCCAAACGCCTCAGATCCCATGAAGAGATTTACTGACACCCTCTACCTCACTCAG GTAATGCAGGCGCAGTGTGTGAAGACCCAGACTGAGTTCTACCGGCGAAGTCAGAGTGAAATCATCGACGGCGAGGGTCACACCATGGgcgccctctactggcagcTCAATGATATCTGGCAGGCGCCTTCCTGGTCGTCTATTG AGTTCGGAGGGAAGTGGAAGATGCTGCATTATTTTGCTCAGGACTTCTTTGCGCCCATCCTGCCTGTCGGCTTCGAGGATAACGGCGCCCTGCTCATCTACGCTGTCTCGGACCTGAGTAATGATCTGAAACTCCGGGCCGTG GTGTCCTTGTACATGTGGACTAAACTGGACCCCGTGTGTACTCTGAAGTCAGAGCTGGTTGTGGTTTCAGCGGGCAGCGCCGCGGCCATTTTCAAACAGCCGGTTGCCGCCATGCTGGCAGGATGTGGCGGCTGCACCCGCCTGTCCTGCCTCGTTGTCTTTCACCTGGAGGACGCCAGCGGCCAGCGAGGGCCCGTCAACCACCACTTCCTCAGCTCCCTGAAAGAGGCTCAGGGGATACAGAGACCCAACATCACA GCTAAGGTCGAGGAGGGTACGACAGGATACACTGTTACCCTCCACTCTGCTGCCATCGCGTCGTTTGTCTGGCTTGAGGTGGGAAACGTCCCGGGACGGTTCAGCTCTAACGGCTTCCTGATGGTTTCAAGGAACAGGACGGTTGGTTTTACCCCGTGGCGTCCCACCAGCGTGGCAGAACTGTCCACATCGCTCACTGTCACCTCTTTAAGAGACGTGTACTGA